The following coding sequences lie in one Spinacia oleracea cultivar Varoflay chromosome 1, BTI_SOV_V1, whole genome shotgun sequence genomic window:
- the LOC130465584 gene encoding uncharacterized protein, translated as MVKKVGQTKSWQQINVFLLVDYDSEGTDEDDDELATARSKISDDMRREKAYFEELVMLKKLAESKVEGGLNLGDDFDGYSDLDSPSESEDEDDVGYLVAPQHHKRGRGKQKQNNTETEEREATFYVGQQFENPKTFRKAIIDYSIDKGRNIPFSKNDSTRVCAECEHKDKGCKWRIWASWERGRRSFTVKTFVSEHTCGRTPIIKKMTSHWIAEHYQNLFKVNPYMRVQDIQETIWLEKGIRVSKDKAARARRRGQALIVGEYKEQYALLPRYAAEILRSNPGNTVKLKLDANVFDRLYLCFEALRKGFLAGCRPFISLDGCFLKGPFGGQLLVAVGRDGNNQMFPLAWAVCEVESTDTWSWFLELLATDLGTSEGAGYTFMSDQQKGLLAAVSNVFPQAESRVCARHVYCNFRGVFGGGLEYRKQFWTIAKSNTVNHFNENIEVMRGISHEAAEDLLKRNYKKWCRAFYTPLSCCDSVDNNMSEVFNAYILSARHKPIITMLEDIREGLMERLHKKRDFIGKKEIMLCPRIQIQLEKHKIWARGWNAYWDGGFCYGVREGATQVKYVVDLNQHTCSCNAWQVSGIPCKHAIVAIWNKVDHPEQYVNAYFCKQTYMKAYEFLLEPLNGPQEWPTSDSIVVAPKVKKVNGRPKTKRRYGVGEVTASGKLKRTGCSMKCSLCGVIGHNKRGCKNAPKQQQHSNNHATAEQTTPQQQHPRTSSAIPMHNRGVGIYTYPNGYQRIATPISQHFPTPQRQRPPAAFYSDHGGEQTIYSFPAHDFPLSQTQPSQGHTISSQALQDLAMARRLEKRP; from the exons ATGGTGAAGAAAGTAGGTCAGA CTAAGTCATGGCAGCAAATtaatgtttttctactagtggattATGATTCAGAGGGTacagatgaagatgatgatgagttaGCCACTGCTAGGTCTAAGATATCTGATGATATGAGAAGGGAAAAGGCTTATTTTGAGGAGTTAGTAATGCTGAAAAAACTAGCAGAAAGTAAAGTAGAAGGTGGTCTGAATTTGGGGGATGACTTTGATGGATACAGTGACTTAGACAGCCCTAGTGAGTCAGAAGATGAGGATGATGTTGGTTACTTAGTTGCACCACAACACCATAAGAGGGGGAGAGGGAAACAGAAGCAAAACAACACTGAAACTGAAGAGAGGGAAGCCACTTTTTATGTTGGGCAACAGTTTGAGAATCCAAAGACATTTAGGAAAGcaatcatagattattcaattgATAAAGGAAGAAACATTCCATTTTCTAAAAATGATTCCACTAGGGTTTGTGCAGAGTGTGAGCACAAAGATAAAGGTTGTAAATGGAGAATTTGGGCTTCATGGGAGAGAGGAAGAAGGTCATTTACAGTGAAAACATTTGTCAGTGAGCACACTTGTGGTAGGACACCTATCATTAAGAAGATGACTTCACATTGGATTGCAGAACACTACCAGAATCTGTTTAAGGTTAACCCTTACATGAGAGTGCAAGATATTCAGGAAACCATTTGGTTAGAAAAGGGTATAAGGGTGAGCAAAGACAAGGCTGCCAGGGCTAGGAGAAGGGGTCAAGCACTCATTGTTGGTGAATACAAAGAGCAGTATGCATTACTCCCAAGGTATGCAGCTGAGATACTAAGAAGCAATCCAGGGAACACAGTGAAGTTGAAGTTGGATGCAAATGTGTTTGACAGACTGTATTTGTGTTTTGAGGCACTTAGGAAAGGGTTCTTGGCAGGATGCAGACCTTTCATATCACTTGATGGATGTTTCTTAAAGGGACCATTTGGGGGTCAATTGTTAGTAGCAGTAGGGAGGGATGGAAACAATCAAATGTTCCCTTTGGCTTGGGCTGTTTGTGAGGTTGAGAGCACTGACACATGGAGTTGGTTTCTAGAACTTCTAGCTACTGATTTAGGCACTAGTGAAGGAGCAGGGTACACTTTCATGTCTGACCAACAAAAGGGTTTACTTGCTGCTGTGTCAAATGTGTTTCCACAAGCTGAAAGTAGGGTGTGTGCAAGGCATGTGTACTGTAACTTTAGgggagtgtttggaggtggtTTAGAGTACAGAAAACAATTTTGGACTATTGCAAAAAGCAACACAGTAAATCACTTCAATGAAAACATTGAAgtaatgaggggtatttcacaTGAAGCTGCTGAAGACCTACTGAAAAGGAACTACAAGAAATGGTGTAGGGCATTCTACACTCCATTATCTTGTTGTGACAGTGTAGACAACAACATGAGTGAGGTGTTTAATGCATACATCTTGAGTGCAAGGCACAAGCCTATTATTACCATGTTGGAAGATATCAGAGAGGGTTTGATGGAAAGACTGCATAAGAAAAGAGATTTCATAGGGAAAAAGGAGATAATGTTGTGTCCTAGGATCCAAATTCAGTTAGAGAAACACAAAATTTGGGCTAGGGGTTGGAATGCATACTGGGATGGTGGGTTTTGCTATGGAGTAAGAGAAGGTGCAACACAGGTTAAGTATGTGGTGGATCTGAACCAACATACTTGCAGTTGCAATGCATGGCaggtgagtgggattccatgcaaacatgcaattgttgctatatggaataaagtagaccACCCAGAACAATATGTCAATGCATATTTCTGCAAACAGACCTACATGAAGGCATATGAATTTTTGTTAGAGCCTTTAAATGGTCCTCAAGAGTGGCCTACTTCTGATAGCATTGTTGTGGCTCCAAAGGTGAAAAAGGTCAATGGAAGACCTAAAACAAAGAGGAGATATGGTGTTGGAGAGGTAACTGCATCTGGTAAGCTGAAGAGAACAGGTTGTTCTATGAAATGCAGCTTATGTGGTGTGATAGGCCACAACAAAAGGGGTTGCAAGAATGCCcctaagcaacaacaacacagcaacaaTCATGCTACTGCAGAGCAGACCACACCACAGCAACAACACCCAAGAACCAGTTCAGCTATACCAATGCACAATAGGGGTGTGGGTATTTATACCTACCCAAATGGGTATCAAAGAATAGCTACT CCTATATCACAACACTTCCCCACACCACAGAGGCAAAGACCTCCTGCAGCTTTCTATTCTGATCATGGGGGTGAGCAAACCATCTACTCCTTCCCTGCACATGACTTCCCATTGTCACAGACTCAACCAAGTCAAGGACACACAATATCAAGCCAAGCATTGCAGGATCTTGCAATGGCTAGAAGATTAGAAAAAAGACCATGA